In a single window of the Pedococcus dokdonensis genome:
- a CDS encoding NADPH-dependent F420 reductase — protein sequence MVVGTRDPEVTRQRGESFGEWLEAHPDAGLTTFGEAAADTELVVNATSGPGALPALEAAGSDHLAGKVVVDISNPLDFSAGFPPTLFVKDTDSLAEQIQRAFPQARVVKTLNTLTAALMVKPAELGADSSVFVSGNDEAAKATVTELLQSFGHTDVIDLGDLSTARGTEMLLPVWLRLMGALGTATFNFKIVR from the coding sequence GTGGTCGTCGGCACCCGCGACCCCGAGGTCACGCGCCAGCGCGGCGAGTCCTTCGGCGAGTGGCTCGAGGCCCATCCGGACGCCGGCCTGACGACGTTCGGCGAGGCCGCTGCCGATACGGAGCTGGTCGTCAACGCGACCAGCGGGCCCGGGGCGCTTCCGGCCCTCGAGGCCGCAGGCTCCGACCACCTGGCCGGCAAGGTGGTCGTCGACATCTCGAACCCGCTGGACTTCTCGGCCGGGTTCCCGCCCACCCTCTTCGTCAAGGACACCGATTCGCTGGCCGAGCAGATCCAGCGCGCCTTCCCGCAGGCCCGGGTGGTCAAGACCCTCAACACCCTCACGGCGGCGCTCATGGTCAAGCCCGCGGAGCTCGGCGCGGACTCGTCGGTCTTCGTCTCGGGGAACGACGAGGCCGCCAAGGCGACGGTCACCGAGCTGCTCCAGAGCTTCGGCCACACCGATGTCATCGACCTCGGCGACCTCAGCACCGCGCGCGGCACGGAGATGCTGCTGCCCGTGTGGTTGCGCCTCATGGGCGCGCTCGGCACGGCAACGTTCAACTTCAAGATCGTCCGCTGA